The following proteins are encoded in a genomic region of Triticum dicoccoides isolate Atlit2015 ecotype Zavitan chromosome 1B, WEW_v2.0, whole genome shotgun sequence:
- the LOC119307109 gene encoding cell division cycle protein 48 homolog: MASVAASKKAANRLVVEEATTNDDNSVCTLHPATMEKLSIFKGDIVLLKGKRRHNTVCMALPDDTCERHKLRINKVARSNLRVRIADVVSVHLCHDAKFGRRVHILPLDDTVEGIAGNLFDAYLKPYFVDAYRPVHKGDLFLVRGGMRSVEFKVMEIDPAVDYCVVAPDTKIFCEGEPVKREDEERLDGVGYDDVGGMGKPLTLIRELVELPLRHPQIFKSIGVKPPKGILLYGPPGSGKTLIARAVANETGAFFFLINDPEIMSKMAGESESNLRKAFEEAKKNAPSIIFIDEIDSIAPNREKTHGEVERRIVSQLLTLMDGMKARAHVIVMGATNRPNSIDPALRRFGRFDREIDIGVPDEVGRLEVLRIHTKNMKLDEDVNLEVVAKDTHGYVGTDLAALCTEAALQCIREKMDVIDLEDDTIDAEILNSMAVTNDHLKTTLVGTNPSALRETVVEVPNVSWNDIGGLDGVKRELQETVQYPVEHPEKFEKFGMSPSKGVLFYGPPGCGKTLLAKAIANECQANFISIKGPELLTMWFGESEANVREIFDKARQSAPCVLFFDELDSIATQRGGRVGDAGGAADRVLNQLLTEMDGMNAKKTVFIIGATNRPDIIDSALLRPGRLDQLIYIPLPDEASRHQIFKACLRKSPVAKDVDLDALARFTAGFSGADITEICQRACKYAIREDIEKDMERQRMGKDTMEVDGGQEEDEVAEIKAAHFEQSMKYARRSVSDTDIRKYQAFAQTLQQSRGFGTEFRFPAQPQAAEAAADTTAAADEDEDDLYK, encoded by the coding sequence ATGGCGAGCGTGGCGGCGTCGAAGAAGGCGGCGAACCGGCTGGTGGTGGAGGAGGCCACCACCAACGACGACAACTCCGTGTGCACCCTCCACCCCGCCACCATGGAGAAGCTCTCCATATTCAAAGGCGACATCGTGCTGCTCAAGGGCAAGCGCCGCCACAACACGGTCTGCATGGCACTGCCCGACGACACCTGCGAGAGGCACAAGCTCAGGATCAACAAGGTGGCCCGCTCCAACCTGCGAGTGCGCATCGCCGACGTCGTGTCGGTGCACCTGTGCCACGACGCCAAGTTCGGCAGACGCGTGCACATCCTCCCCTTGGACGACACCGTCGAGGGCATCGCGGGGAACCTCTTCGACGCCTACCTCAAGCCCTACTTCGTGGACGCCTACCGCCCGGTCCACAAGGGTGACCTCTTCCTcgtgcgtggcggcatgcggagcGTCGAGTTCAAGGTCATGGAGATCGACCCCGCGGTGGACTACTGCGTCGTGGCGCCCGACACGAAGATATTCTGCGAGGGCGAGCCGGTCAAGCGGGAGGACGAGGAGAGGCTCGACGGCGTCGGCTACGACGACGTGGGTGGCATGGGGAAACCGCTAACTCTGATCAGGGAGCTCGTCGAGCTGCCGCTCAGGCATCCGCAGATCTTCAAGAGCATTGGCGTCAAGCCTCCCAAGGGTATCCTCCTCTACGGCCCTCCCGGGTCGGGCAAGACGCTGATCGCCCGCGCGGTCGCCAACGAGACCggggccttcttcttcctcatcaacgACCCGGAGATAATGTCCAAGATGGCCGGAGAGAGCGAGAGCAACCTGAGGAAGGCCTTCGAAGAAGCCAAGAAGAACGCGCCCTCCATCATATTCATCGACGAGATCGACTCCATTGCTCCGAACAGGGAGAAGACTCACGGCGAGGTCGAGAGGCGCATCGTCTCCCAGCTGCTGACACTGATGGATGGCATGAAGGCCCGCGCGCATGTCATCGTCATGGGCGCCACGAATCGCCCCAATAGCATCGACCCTGCCTTGAGGCGCTTCGGGAGGTTCGATCGCGAGATCGACATTGGCGTGCCGGACGAGGTCGGGCGTCTCGAAGTGCTTCGCATCCACACCAAAAACATGAAGCTGGACGAGGACGTCAACCTAGAGGTGGTTGCCAAGGATACGCACGGCTACGTCGGCACCGACTTGGCCGCGCTCTGCACCGAGGCGGCGCTGCAGTGCATCAGGGAGAAGATGGACGTGATCGACTTAGAGGACGACACCATCGACGCCGAGATCTTGAACTCCATGGCCGTCACCAATGACCACCTTAAGACGACTCTCGTCGGCACGAACCCGTCCGCGCTACGTGAGACCGTCGTGGAGGTGCCCAACGTCAGCTGGAACGATATCGGCGGCCTCGACGGCGTCAAGAGGGAGCTGCAAGAGACCGTCCAGTACCCGGTTGAGCACCCAGAGAAATTCGAGAAGTTCGGCATGTCGCCGTCCAAGGGCGTCCTCTTCTACGGGCCACCAGGATGCGGCAAGACCTTGCTGGCGAAGGCGATCGCCAACGAGTGCCAGGCCAACTTCATCAGCATCAAAGGGCCAGAGCTGCTCACCATGTGGTTCGGTGAGAGCGAGGCCAACGTGCGCGAGATCTTTGACAAGGCGCGTCAGTCTGCGCCGTGCGTGCTGTTCTTTGACGAGCTTGACTCCATCGCAACCCAAAGGGGCGGCAGAGTGGGCGACGCCGGTGGTGCGGCGGACAGGGTCCTGAACCAGCTACTCACCGAGATGGACGGCATGAACGCCAAGAAGACGGTCTTCATCATCGGCGCCACCAATAGGCCGGACATTATTGACTCGGCATTACTCCGTCCTGGCCGCCTGGACCAGCTCATCTACATCCCCTTGCCGGACGAGGCCTCGCGGCACCAGATCTTCAAGGCCTGCCTCAGGAAGTCTCCCGTGGCCAAGGACGTCGACCTCGATGCTCTCGCAAGGTTCACCGCCGGCTTTAGCGGTGCCGACATCACGGAAATCTGCCAGAGGGCATGCAAGTACGCGATCAGAGAAGACATTGAAAAGGACATGGAGAGGCAGAGGATGGGGAAAGACACCATGGAGGTGGACGGCGGGCAGGAAGAGGATGAGGTGGCTGAGATAAAGGCGGCTCACTTCGAGCAGTCGATGAAGTACGCGAGAAGGAGCGTGAGCGACACCGACATCAGAAAGTACCAAGCCTTCGCGCAGACGCTGCAGCAGTCTAGGGGGTTCGGTACGGAGTTCCGCTTCCCGGCGCAGCCACAGGCAGCAGAAGCTGCTGCCGACACCACCGCGGCAgctgatgaggatgaagatgatctgtaCAAGTGA